GCGCCACGACCTCCTCGATGCCGAGGTCGGCGTAGTGGGCGAGCTTGCCCGAGCTGGGGTGGACGGCGTAGGGGACGACCTGGAGGGCCTGGGGGTCGCGGCCGGCGTCGGCCCAGGCGGTGCGCAGGACGGGCAGCGACTCGCCGAGGCCGCGGCCGCCGATCGGCAGCCAGCCGTCGGCGTACTCGCTGATGTGGGCGAACAGCTTGGGCCCGGCGGCCCCGCCGACGAGCGTGCGCGGGCCGACGACCGGGCCGCGCGGCTTCCGCACGGGCTTCGGGTACGCCTGGCTGGCCCGGACGCCGCCGAACTCCCCCTCGTACGCGACAGGTTCCTGAGACCACAGGGCCCGCATCAGCGCCATCCGGTCCCGGACCAGCTCGCGCCGGGTGCTCCACCGCACACCGTGGTCGTCGGCCTCCTCGACGTTCCAGCCGAAGCCGACTCCGAGGGTGAACCGGCCGCCGGAGAGATGGTCGAGGGTCGCGACCTGCTTGGCCAGGTCGATCGGGTCGTGCTGGGCGACGAGGGTGATGCCCGTGCCGAGCCCGAGCCGCCCGGTGACGGCGGCGGCCTGGCCGAGCGCCACGAACGGGTCGAGAGTACGGCCGTACTCGGGCGGCAGCTCACCGCCCGCCGGGTACGGGGTGGTCCGCTCGACGGGGATGTGGGTGTGCTCGGGCAGATACAACCCGGCGAAACCGCGGTCCTCCAGCTCCCGGGCGAGCCGGGTCGGGGTGATCGTCTCGTCGGTGAGGAAGATCGTCACGGCGATGCGCATGGCCCATCTCTACCCGAGGGCGGCCGGACTGTCCATACCGACCGGTCGGACTTACGGATGATCGACGAACTGAGCCGCTCGGTGACCTGGACCCTCTGCCTGTTCTCCTGCTGTCCGTCGCCCAATTCCCTTCCCTTGCACGGCGGTTCACGGCTCAATACAAGGGTTGCACGCACCACCCCCGCACCACCCATGCCATGTCACCGACGACACCTGGGGAGCAGCAGCATGTGCGAGGACAGCCACGGCGGGCTCGGCCGGCGCGCTCTGTTCGCGACGGGAGCGGCGGCCGCGCTTACGTTGGGAAGCGTGAGCTTCGCTTCAGCGGCCGACGGGGGCCGGGAGAGCAGAACCCTGCGGGGGACGCTGCCGCCCGGCTCGCCGGACTTCGTGTACGTGCCCGTGGAGGTCCCGGCCGGTGTCCGGGAGCTCAAGGTCGCCTACACCTACGACCGGCCGTCCGTCCCGGCCGGCACCCTGGGCAACGCCCTCGACATCGGCGTCTTCGACGAAGGCGGCACCGAGCTCGGCGGCCGGGGCTTTCGCGGCTGGTCGGGCGGGGCGCGCACGGAGTTCTTCGTCCGCGCCGACGACGCGACGCCCGGCTACCTCCCCGGCCCGGTGCGCGAGGGCACCTGGCACATCGCGCTCGGCCCGTACACGGTCGCCCCACAGGGCCTGTCGTACGAGATCACCATCACGCTGACGTACGGCGAGCCGGGCGAGGCCGCCGAGCCGGTGTTTCCGCCGGAGCGCGCGAAGGGCCGGGGGCGGGCCTGGTACCGGGGCGACTGCCATCTGCACTCCTGGCACTCCGACGGCCGCCGCACCCCCGTCGAGATCGGGGAACTGGCCCGGGCGGCCGGTCTGGACTTCATCAACTCCTCCGAGCACAACACGCACTCGGCGCACGCGCACTGGGCCGACGTGGCCGGGGACGACCTGCTCGTCATGCTGGGCGAGGAGATCACCACCCGCAACGGGCACGTCGTCGCGCTCGGCACCGACCCGGGCACCTTCGTCGACTGGCGCTACCGGGCCCGCGACAACCGCTTCGGCCGGTTCGCCCGGCAGATCCGCCGCGCCGGCGGCCTGGTCGTCCCGGCCCACCCGCACGCCACCTGCATCGGCTGCAACTGGAAGTTCGGCTTCGGCGAGGCGGACGCGATCGAGGTGTGGAACGGCCCCTACACGCCCGACGACGAGGTCGCCCTGGCCGACTGGGACAGCATGCTCGTGGCGTCCGTACGGGACGGGCGCGACTGGATCCCGGCGATGGGCAGCAGCGACGCCCACCGCTCCCCGGACGCGGTGGGCAGCCCCCAGACGGTCGTCCTCGCCGACGACCTGACCCGGGAGGCCGTCCAGGAGGGCATCCGGGCGGGGCGCTCCTACATCGCCGAGTCCGCGAGGGTCGCCCTGTCGTTGCGGGTGTCCGGCGGACGCGGCGAGCACGCGGGCATCGGCGAACGGCTCACCGTGGACCGCGACATCCCCGTCACCGTCCGCCTGGAGGTCACCGGCGCCCCGCGCTGCACGGTCCGCCTCGTCACCGACCAGGGCGTCGTCCACACCAGCGCCCCGCTGCCGGTGTCCGGCTCGGGGGTCGTCGAGTGGCGGACGACACCGTCGTACGCGGCGTACGTACGGGCCGAACTGCGGCACGAGGCGGCGGCGGGGCCACTCCCCGGGCCGCTGGCGGCGTTCACCAACCCGGTCTTCCTGGGGCGCCGCTAAGGGGTGTCCGCCAGGTCGGCGACGACCGCCGCGTGGTCGGAGGGCCACACCCCGTCGACCGGGCCGTCGCAGGCCCGCCGTACGTCCCGGACGCGGCCGAGTCCGCCGGGGCCGGGCGGGCCGACGTGGATGTAGTCGATGCGCACGCCGGGCCTGCGGGCGGGCGGCACGTGCAGGTTGGCCGGGTCCCAGGTGGCGGAGGGCGCGGCCGGGTCCGCGTACTCCCAGGCGTCGACGAGGACCTGGCCCGGCACGGTCGGGGCCGTCTTGTAGCCGCCGAGGAGGCGGATCTCGTCGGAGTCGGGCCAGGCGTTGAGGTCGCCGGTGACGACGGGCGGGAACGCGGTGTCGCCGGCGTGCCGGGCCACGAACTCGGCGAGCGCGGCGGCCTGCCGGCAGCGGACCCCCGAGGCGTGCAGGGCGGAGCTGAAGTGGGCGGTGAAGAAGGGCACTTCGTGGCCGGGGCCGGCCAAGCGGGCGTAGAGGGCCAGGCGGCCGTCGTCCGTGTCGGCGGGGGCGGGCAGCGGCAGTACGTCCTGGTCGACGACCGGCCATCTGCTGAGCACGGCGTTGCCTATGCCGACCGTGGGGTCCCCGATCCGCCGCTGCCAGCGCTCCGGGGCAGGCGAGGCGCCCCAGGCGCAGTGCAGGCCCAGCTCACCGGCCAGCCACTCGGCGAGGTTCTCGCCGTCGGCCGCCCACACCTCCTGCAGTCCGACGACGTCGGGCCGCAGCTCCCGCAGGGCCGTGAGGATCGCCTTCTGCCGCGTCTGCCACGGCCCGAAGCGCCACCACAGGTTCCAGGTCACGATCCGCATCCGCAGCCACCCGCTCTC
This is a stretch of genomic DNA from Streptomyces hawaiiensis. It encodes these proteins:
- a CDS encoding LLM class F420-dependent oxidoreductase; the protein is MRIAVTIFLTDETITPTRLARELEDRGFAGLYLPEHTHIPVERTTPYPAGGELPPEYGRTLDPFVALGQAAAVTGRLGLGTGITLVAQHDPIDLAKQVATLDHLSGGRFTLGVGFGWNVEEADDHGVRWSTRRELVRDRMALMRALWSQEPVAYEGEFGGVRASQAYPKPVRKPRGPVVGPRTLVGGAAGPKLFAHISEYADGWLPIGGRGLGESLPVLRTAWADAGRDPQALQVVPYAVHPSSGKLAHYADLGIEEVVAQLPPAGEAEVLKALDGLAGYL
- a CDS encoding CehA/McbA family metallohydrolase, encoding MCEDSHGGLGRRALFATGAAAALTLGSVSFASAADGGRESRTLRGTLPPGSPDFVYVPVEVPAGVRELKVAYTYDRPSVPAGTLGNALDIGVFDEGGTELGGRGFRGWSGGARTEFFVRADDATPGYLPGPVREGTWHIALGPYTVAPQGLSYEITITLTYGEPGEAAEPVFPPERAKGRGRAWYRGDCHLHSWHSDGRRTPVEIGELARAAGLDFINSSEHNTHSAHAHWADVAGDDLLVMLGEEITTRNGHVVALGTDPGTFVDWRYRARDNRFGRFARQIRRAGGLVVPAHPHATCIGCNWKFGFGEADAIEVWNGPYTPDDEVALADWDSMLVASVRDGRDWIPAMGSSDAHRSPDAVGSPQTVVLADDLTREAVQEGIRAGRSYIAESARVALSLRVSGGRGEHAGIGERLTVDRDIPVTVRLEVTGAPRCTVRLVTDQGVVHTSAPLPVSGSGVVEWRTTPSYAAYVRAELRHEAAAGPLPGPLAAFTNPVFLGRR
- a CDS encoding endonuclease/exonuclease/phosphatase family protein codes for the protein MRIVTWNLWWRFGPWQTRQKAILTALRELRPDVVGLQEVWAADGENLAEWLAGELGLHCAWGASPAPERWQRRIGDPTVGIGNAVLSRWPVVDQDVLPLPAPADTDDGRLALYARLAGPGHEVPFFTAHFSSALHASGVRCRQAAALAEFVARHAGDTAFPPVVTGDLNAWPDSDEIRLLGGYKTAPTVPGQVLVDAWEYADPAAPSATWDPANLHVPPARRPGVRIDYIHVGPPGPGGLGRVRDVRRACDGPVDGVWPSDHAAVVADLADTP